The Methanobrevibacter sp. genome contains a region encoding:
- a CDS encoding DUF1565 domain-containing protein has protein sequence MKLNKILPILILITVLFVSISAISAEPISDETVIADGSSQNDGDSVNYYVSDDGSDSNDGSQSSPFKTIGKAVEKTSANKTTNIYLADGIYQGDGNVNLTMASNINLIGTSVDNTILDGSNANWLANMTNGVLNIKALTIKNFFLTINKTGTNAGIITSDSDVNLDNVIISDNIIKTVLGADEEKSTIYTGVLLSTGKITISNVVGFNNLINNTQGTTLADLRKLADWGCVICSFDSARVDNSYFYNNKGSRSSVVYAHTLSTLDVMNSVFVNNTATYCGGVFLSYLNTTTHISNSYFKKNNGTNAGGIIYQQRYCNMYVDDCIFEDNYANTGGSLYAHHYSNLTATNCSFSTGRARTGSAIIGADFVILNVSDCVFDRNTASEGAIMGDEGCQMIVDNCVFTNNVATFGAAVFGDMINDISVSNSLLVNNSATYGGAIFGTFETTVTITNNTFVGNTAVNGSVVFVDNTGKLDEEPETPARDGITSEIISEENTYINNTSEDNLLIVNYGEPVNYYVSPQGSDSNNGTQDSPFKTIAKAVEKATEYKITNIFLAEGIYQGEGNVNLTVPTGIILVGVSPDKTILDGSNANWLAKVNDGVLFIKNLTIQNFFLTIDKTGTNAGIITSDSEVILDTVVISDNTIKTVLGAGEEKSTIYTGVLLSTGKITINNVVGFNNLINNTQGTTLADLRKLADWGCVICSFDAATINNSYFYNNKGSRSSVVYAHTLSTLDVMNSVFVNNTATYCGGVFLSYLNTTTHISNSYFKKNNGTNAGGIIYQQRYCNMYVDDCIFEDNYANTGGSLYAHHYSNLTATNCSFSTGRARTGSAIIGADFVILNVSDCVFDRNTASEGAIMGDEGCQMIVDNCVFTNNVATFGAAVFGDMINDISVTNSLLVNNSATYGGAIFGTFETIVKIINNTFVDNSAVNGSIVFVDNTGKLDEEPETPAYDGITSAIYSKDNIYVNNTSEDNLLIVNYETENNPVLKDTQIIVSDVTTTVYIKSIDGNKKSKVIITLKDNEGNVLSNKELTIVLNGEILTQKTDENGTSTVEVAITKAGTYDCVVSFAGDKNYKSSIAASKVVVNKKTAKLIVKKATFKVKAKTKSYSVTLKDASTSKVLAKKQVTIKINNKTYKATTNSKGVAKINVKLTKKGTYKATVTFNGDSFYKKVSKTGTIIIK, from the coding sequence ATGAAGTTGAATAAAATATTACCTATATTGATTTTAATCACAGTATTATTTGTTTCAATATCAGCTATTAGTGCAGAACCTATATCTGATGAAACGGTAATCGCTGATGGTTCAAGTCAAAATGATGGTGATTCTGTCAATTATTATGTATCTGACGATGGTTCAGATAGTAATGACGGTTCTCAAAGTTCACCATTTAAAACTATTGGAAAGGCTGTCGAAAAGACCAGCGCCAATAAAACTACAAATATATACTTGGCAGATGGTATATATCAAGGAGACGGAAATGTTAACCTGACCATGGCTAGCAACATTAATTTAATTGGAACTTCTGTTGATAATACAATTTTGGACGGTTCCAATGCTAACTGGTTGGCAAACATGACCAATGGAGTATTGAATATTAAAGCTTTGACAATTAAAAATTTCTTCTTGACCATTAACAAAACTGGTACAAATGCCGGTATTATCACTAGTGACTCTGATGTAAATTTGGACAATGTAATCATCTCAGACAACATCATCAAGACAGTTTTAGGTGCAGATGAAGAAAAATCCACAATTTACACTGGTGTATTGCTAAGTACTGGAAAAATCACTATTTCCAATGTGGTCGGATTTAACAACTTAATCAACAATACACAAGGAACAACCTTAGCAGACTTAAGAAAATTAGCTGATTGGGGATGTGTAATCTGTTCATTTGACTCCGCAAGAGTTGACAATTCCTATTTCTACAACAATAAGGGAAGCAGGTCATCTGTAGTTTATGCACATACTTTATCCACTCTCGATGTCATGAACAGTGTATTTGTCAACAACACTGCAACATACTGTGGCGGAGTATTCTTATCTTACTTAAACACTACCACCCACATTAGCAACTCCTATTTCAAAAAGAACAACGGAACTAATGCTGGAGGTATTATTTACCAACAAAGATACTGTAACATGTATGTTGACGATTGTATCTTTGAAGACAACTACGCAAACACCGGTGGATCATTGTACGCACACCACTACAGTAACCTTACTGCAACAAACTGTTCATTCTCAACCGGCCGTGCAAGAACCGGTTCAGCTATAATCGGTGCTGACTTTGTTATTTTAAATGTATCTGATTGTGTATTTGATAGAAACACTGCAAGTGAAGGAGCAATCATGGGTGATGAAGGTTGTCAAATGATTGTCGACAATTGTGTATTCACCAACAACGTTGCAACTTTCGGAGCAGCAGTATTCGGAGACATGATCAACGATATTTCAGTTTCAAACTCTTTATTAGTAAACAACTCAGCTACATACGGTGGAGCAATATTCGGAACCTTTGAAACCACAGTCACTATAACCAACAATACTTTTGTTGGCAACACAGCTGTAAACGGTTCTGTAGTATTTGTTGACAATACTGGTAAACTTGATGAAGAGCCTGAAACTCCTGCACGTGACGGAATAACAAGTGAAATTATTTCAGAAGAAAATACATATATCAACAACACATCTGAAGACAATTTATTAATTGTTAACTATGGTGAACCTGTTAATTATTATGTATCCCCTCAAGGATCAGATAGCAATAACGGTACTCAAGATTCCCCATTTAAAACTATTGCAAAAGCTGTTGAAAAAGCAACTGAATATAAAATAACAAATATCTTCCTGGCAGAAGGAATTTACCAAGGTGAAGGAAACGTTAACCTAACTGTCCCAACCGGAATTATTTTAGTTGGTGTTTCTCCTGATAAAACTATTTTGGATGGTTCCAATGCTAACTGGTTAGCAAAAGTCAACGATGGAGTATTGTTTATTAAAAATTTAACTATACAAAACTTCTTCTTGACCATAGATAAAACAGGAACTAATGCTGGTATCATTACAAGTGACTCTGAAGTAATTTTAGACACTGTAGTCATCTCAGACAACACTATTAAAACAGTATTAGGTGCTGGAGAAGAAAAATCCACAATCTACACTGGAGTATTGTTAAGTACCGGAAAAATCACCATTAACAATGTGGTCGGATTTAACAACTTAATCAACAATACACAAGGAACAACCTTAGCAGACTTAAGAAAATTAGCTGATTGGGGATGCGTAATCTGTTCATTTGATGCAGCAACTATCAACAATTCCTATTTCTACAACAACAAAGGAAGTAGGTCATCTGTAGTTTATGCACATACTTTATCCACTCTCGATGTCATGAACAGCGTATTTGTCAACAACACTGCAACATACTGTGGCGGAGTATTCTTATCTTACTTAAACACTACCACCCACATTAGCAACTCCTATTTCAAAAAGAACAACGGAACTAATGCTGGAGGTATTATCTATCAACAAAGATACTGTAACATGTATGTTGACGACTGTATATTTGAAGACAACTACGCAAACACCGGTGGATCATTATACGCACACCACTACAGTAACCTTACTGCAACAAACTGTTCATTCTCAACCGGCCGTGCAAGAACCGGTTCAGCTATAATCGGTGCTGACTTTGTTATTTTAAATGTATCCGATTGTGTATTTGATAGAAACACTGCAAGTGAAGGAGCAATCATGGGTGATGAAGGTTGTCAAATGATTGTCGACAATTGTGTATTCACCAACAACGTTGCAACTTTCGGAGCAGCAGTATTCGGAGACATGATCAACGACATTTCAGTTACTAACTCTTTATTAGTAAACAACTCAGCTACATACGGTGGAGCAATATTCGGAACCTTTGAAACTATCGTGAAAATAATTAACAATACTTTCGTTGACAACTCAGCTGTAAACGGATCCATTGTATTTGTTGACAATACCGGTAAACTTGATGAAGAGCCTGAAACTCCGGCATATGACGGAATTACCAGTGCTATTTATTCAAAAGACAACATATATGTTAACAACACTTCTGAAGACAATTTACTAATTGTCAATTATGAAACAGAAAACAATCCTGTTTTAAAAGACACTCAAATAATTGTTTCAGATGTTACTACAACCGTCTACATCAAGTCAATTGATGGAAATAAAAAATCTAAAGTTATAATCACATTAAAAGACAATGAAGGAAATGTTTTATCAAACAAAGAACTCACCATAGTTCTAAACGGCGAAATTTTAACTCAAAAAACTGATGAAAATGGAACCTCTACAGTAGAAGTTGCCATTACAAAAGCAGGAACCTATGATTGTGTTGTCAGCTTTGCCGGTGATAAAAACTACAAATCCTCAATTGCAGCATCAAAAGTTGTTGTTAACAAGAAAACAGCAAAACTTATCGTGAAAAAAGCAACTTTCAAAGTAAAAGCTAAAACCAAATCTTACTCTGTTACTTTAAAAGATGCTAGCACCAGTAAGGTATTAGCTAAAAAACAAGTCACCATTAAAATCAATAACAAAACCTACAAAGCTACTACCAACTCCAAAGGTGTTGCTAAAATAAATGTGAAACTGACTAAAAAAGGAACATATAAGGCTACCGTAACCTTTAATGGAGATTCCTTCTATAAGAAAGTTTCAAAAACTGGAACAATAATTATTAAATAA